Proteins encoded together in one Otariodibacter oris window:
- the purL gene encoding phosphoribosylformylglycinamidine synthase, with amino-acid sequence MTVKTFRGSPALSEFRLNQLTQKFQQHKLPVKSVYAEYLHFADLNSPLATAQEEKLNALLHYGPTLAEHDPVGFCLIVTPRVGTISSWSSKATDIAHNCGLNEVNRIERGLAYYFEFTAKPTEDQLETLKGLLHDRMLETVLDSVEQGNYLFAQHEPKPFTTVDVLKGGREALATANVELGLALAEDEIDYLVENFTALGRNPNDIELYMFAQANSEHCRHKIFNADWTIDGKQQDKSLFKMIKNTFEKTPDHVLSAYKDNAAVMEGSTVGRFFPDEDGQYRYHQEDAHILMKVETHNHPTAISPFPGAATGSGGEIRDEGATGRGAKPKAGLTGFSVSNLVIPNFEQPWENPLSKPNRIASALDIMIEGPLGGAAFNNEFGRPALLGYFRTYEEKVNSFAGEEVRGYHKPIMLAGGIGNIRAEHVQKGEIPVGAKLIVLGGPAMNIGLGGGAASSMASGKSKEDLDFASVQRENPEMERRCQEVIDRCWQLGDDNPILFIHDVGAGGLSNAMPELVHDGDRGGKFDLRKILSDEKGMSPLEIWCNESQERYVLAVSPEKLDLFTALCERERAPFAVIGEATEEKHLTLADDHFHNNPIDLPMNVLLGKTPKMHRDVSSKTVTNSPLAQDGIQLKDALHRVLRLPVVAEKTFLITIGDRSVTAMVARDQMVGPWQIPVADCAVTTASLDTYHGEAMSMGERAPVALLDFGASARLAVAESITNIAATDIGDIKRIKLSANWMSAAGHEGEDAGLYEAVKAVGEELCPTLGITIPVGKDSMSMRTTWEENGEQKAVTAPLSLVITAFARVEDVRKTVTPQLRTDKGATRLLLIDLGEGKNRLGATALAQVYKQLGDKPADVVNVETLKNFFNAMQALVAQQKLLAYHDRSDGGLITTLAEMAFAGNCGVEVDISALGDNDLAVLFNEELGAVIQIADSEFNNVREILQAHNLLSVTKELGAVIDEDRFEITRGTRKLLTEKRSELRGIWAELTHQMQRLRDNPECADQEFATKKDPNNKGLSAHLTYDINEDITAPYINKGVKPTVAILREQGVNSHYEMAAAFDRAGFNAIDVHMSDLMAGRQHLKDFNALVACGGFSYGDVLGAGGGWAKSILFNPMLRDQFSQFFANPNTLALGVCNGCQMVSNLAEIIPGTENWPRFVRNKSERFEARVGLVRINETNSHWFKGMAGSHMPIAVSHGEGRAEFKRADQLDNLQKQNLVIAQYIDNNLQPTEVYPANPNGSAQGITAISNADGRVAVMMPHPERVFRTVSNSWHPEDWSEDGAWMRLFRNARVVLR; translated from the coding sequence CCGTGGATCGCCTGCTTTATCAGAATTCCGTTTAAATCAACTTACACAAAAATTTCAGCAGCACAAATTACCCGTAAAATCGGTATATGCTGAATATTTGCATTTTGCTGACTTAAACTCACCGCTTGCAACGGCACAAGAAGAAAAATTAAATGCGCTATTGCATTATGGTCCAACTCTTGCAGAACACGATCCTGTTGGTTTTTGCTTAATTGTCACCCCTCGTGTTGGTACGATTTCATCATGGTCATCAAAAGCGACTGATATTGCTCATAATTGCGGATTAAATGAAGTAAACCGTATTGAACGTGGTTTAGCTTACTATTTTGAATTTACTGCAAAACCAACGGAAGATCAGCTAGAAACATTGAAAGGCTTATTACACGACAGAATGCTTGAAACTGTGTTAGATAGCGTAGAACAAGGTAATTATTTATTTGCTCAACACGAGCCAAAACCTTTCACAACGGTTGATGTATTAAAAGGCGGACGTGAAGCCTTAGCCACTGCTAATGTGGAATTAGGTTTAGCCTTAGCAGAAGATGAAATTGATTATTTAGTTGAAAACTTTACTGCGCTAGGACGCAATCCAAACGATATCGAACTCTATATGTTCGCTCAAGCAAACTCTGAACATTGCCGCCATAAAATCTTTAATGCAGACTGGACAATCGATGGTAAACAACAAGATAAATCATTATTTAAGATGATTAAAAATACCTTCGAAAAAACACCTGATCACGTTTTATCTGCTTATAAAGATAATGCTGCCGTCATGGAAGGCTCAACTGTCGGTCGTTTCTTCCCTGATGAAGATGGACAATATCGCTATCATCAAGAAGATGCCCATATCTTAATGAAAGTTGAAACACACAACCACCCTACCGCTATTTCACCATTTCCAGGTGCTGCAACTGGTTCGGGTGGTGAAATTCGTGACGAAGGTGCAACAGGTCGTGGTGCAAAACCAAAAGCAGGTTTAACAGGTTTCTCTGTGTCTAACTTAGTGATCCCGAATTTTGAACAACCTTGGGAAAATCCACTTTCTAAACCAAATCGTATTGCCTCTGCTTTAGATATTATGATCGAAGGCCCTCTTGGTGGTGCGGCATTCAATAATGAATTTGGTCGCCCTGCGTTACTTGGTTACTTCCGTACCTATGAAGAAAAAGTGAATAGCTTTGCGGGCGAAGAAGTGCGTGGTTACCACAAACCAATTATGTTAGCGGGTGGTATTGGGAATATCCGTGCGGAACACGTGCAAAAAGGCGAGATCCCAGTCGGTGCGAAATTAATCGTACTGGGCGGTCCTGCAATGAATATCGGTTTAGGCGGTGGTGCAGCCTCTTCTATGGCATCAGGTAAATCGAAAGAAGACTTAGACTTCGCCTCTGTGCAACGTGAAAATCCAGAAATGGAACGTCGCTGTCAAGAAGTGATCGACCGTTGTTGGCAATTAGGCGATGATAACCCAATCCTCTTTATTCACGATGTGGGTGCAGGTGGTCTATCTAACGCAATGCCAGAGTTAGTACACGATGGCGATCGTGGTGGTAAATTCGATTTACGTAAAATCTTATCTGATGAAAAAGGCATGTCACCATTAGAAATTTGGTGTAATGAATCACAAGAACGCTATGTATTAGCCGTTTCACCAGAAAAATTAGATCTCTTTACGGCATTATGTGAACGTGAACGGGCGCCATTTGCTGTGATCGGTGAAGCAACAGAAGAAAAACATTTAACCTTAGCGGACGATCATTTCCACAATAACCCGATCGATTTACCGATGAATGTGTTACTTGGTAAAACGCCAAAAATGCACCGTGATGTTTCGTCAAAAACTGTCACGAACTCACCGCTTGCACAAGATGGTATTCAATTAAAAGATGCCCTTCACCGTGTATTACGTTTACCAGTTGTGGCAGAAAAAACCTTCTTAATTACTATCGGTGACCGCTCTGTTACCGCAATGGTAGCGCGTGACCAAATGGTCGGCCCTTGGCAAATTCCAGTGGCAGACTGTGCTGTAACCACAGCAAGTTTAGATACTTACCACGGTGAAGCAATGTCAATGGGCGAACGTGCTCCAGTCGCATTACTCGACTTCGGCGCCTCTGCTCGTTTAGCGGTGGCTGAATCGATCACCAATATTGCTGCAACAGATATTGGCGATATCAAACGTATTAAACTTTCTGCAAACTGGATGTCAGCGGCAGGACACGAGGGCGAAGATGCTGGCTTATATGAAGCAGTAAAAGCGGTGGGTGAAGAACTTTGCCCGACACTTGGCATTACTATTCCAGTAGGTAAAGACTCAATGTCAATGCGTACCACTTGGGAAGAAAATGGCGAACAAAAAGCGGTAACTGCACCACTTTCATTAGTTATCACCGCTTTCGCGCGTGTAGAAGATGTGCGTAAAACCGTTACTCCACAACTTCGTACAGACAAAGGAGCAACACGCTTATTATTAATCGACTTAGGCGAAGGTAAAAACCGCTTAGGTGCGACCGCATTGGCACAAGTTTACAAACAATTAGGTGATAAACCAGCGGATGTGGTGAATGTTGAAACCTTGAAAAACTTCTTTAATGCAATGCAAGCATTAGTCGCACAACAAAAATTACTCGCTTACCACGACCGTTCTGATGGTGGTTTAATCACTACCCTTGCGGAAATGGCATTTGCAGGAAATTGTGGTGTCGAAGTGGATATCAGTGCATTAGGCGATAATGATCTTGCGGTATTATTCAATGAAGAATTGGGTGCGGTAATCCAAATTGCCGACAGCGAATTTAATAATGTGCGTGAAATTCTACAAGCTCATAACTTACTTTCAGTGACTAAAGAATTAGGTGCAGTGATTGATGAAGATCGCTTTGAAATTACTCGTGGCACTCGCAAACTCTTAACAGAAAAACGTTCTGAATTGCGTGGAATTTGGGCGGAATTAACTCACCAAATGCAACGTTTACGTGATAACCCAGAATGTGCCGACCAAGAATTTGCAACTAAGAAAGATCCAAACAACAAAGGATTATCTGCACACTTAACCTACGATATTAACGAAGATATTACCGCCCCTTATATCAATAAAGGTGTAAAACCAACAGTTGCAATCTTGCGTGAACAAGGGGTAAACAGCCATTACGAAATGGCAGCCGCTTTCGACCGTGCAGGCTTTAATGCGATTGACGTGCATATGAGCGACTTAATGGCAGGCAGACAACACTTAAAAGACTTTAATGCGTTAGTGGCTTGTGGTGGATTCTCTTACGGAGATGTACTCGGTGCAGGTGGTGGCTGGGCAAAATCCATTTTATTCAACCCAATGCTACGTGATCAATTCAGCCAATTCTTCGCTAATCCAAATACATTGGCGCTTGGTGTGTGTAATGGTTGTCAAATGGTATCTAACCTTGCTGAAATTATTCCGGGTACAGAGAACTGGCCTCGTTTTGTTCGCAATAAATCAGAGCGTTTTGAAGCCCGTGTTGGTTTAGTGCGTATCAACGAAACTAACTCACATTGGTTTAAAGGTATGGCAGGCTCGCATATGCCAATCGCTGTTTCTCA